ACCGGCCCAGCAGCCATCCACTCCGCCAGGGCAGCCGCCGATCCAGCCTCCGGCCCCGCCGCCCGCCCCATCGATCACGCCGCCGAGCCCGTTTGTTCCGCAGCCCGGCACGCCGCCCCCGACGCTGCCGCCGCAAAAGGTGGCTGAGGTCGTCATCCGGGGTAACGACAAGATCCCCGTCGATCAGATCCTGGCGGTCGTGTCGACCATGGTGGCAGATCCCCTCAACGAGGAGAAGCTCCGCAATGACGTCCAGTCCATTTTGAACCTCGGGGTGTTCCAGGACGCCGTGGTCCGGCTGGAAAACGTCCCCGACGGCGTCCGCGTCGTCTTCGTCGTCGTCGAGAACCCCGTCGTCGATAAGATCGAGGTCAAAGGCAACACCGTGGTTGCGACCGACGATATCCTGAAGGCTCTCAGCGTGCAGACCGGGGCCGTCCTCAACACCGTGACGATGCGCAACGGAGTGCGCGCGGTCGAAAAGCTGTACCAAGACAAAGGC
Above is a genomic segment from bacterium containing:
- a CDS encoding POTRA domain-containing protein, whose protein sequence is MIDPWTRTLRALAYGVAWILLLAGATLSGLWAQPSSTQQPPSAPPAQTPAQTGPSTPPGQPPSTAPGQPAQQPSTPPAQQPSTPPGQPPIQPPAPPPAPSITPPSPFVPQPGTPPPTLPPQKVAEVVIRGNDKIPVDQILAVVSTMVADPLNEEKLRNDVQSILNLGVFQDAVVRLENVPDGVRVVFVVVENPVVDKIEVKGNTVVATDDILKALSVQTGAVLNTVTMRNGVRAVEKLYQDKG